The Microterricola viridarii genome segment TCTTCGCCGTAGTGCTCGAAGATGCGGCGCAGATCGCCCTCGCGGTACTCGGCGAGGATCGTCTCGGCCGTCAGCGGCGATGTGGCATCCATGCGCATGTCCAGCGGCGCGTCCTGCGAGTACGAGAAGCCGCGCTCCACCCGGTCCAGCTGCAGCGAGGAGACGCCCAGGTCGAACAGGATCCCGTCGACCTCACTGAAGCCCTGCGAGGCGATCGCGTCGGCGATTCCGTCGTACACGGTGTGCACGAAGCGGGCACGGTCACCGAACGGCGCCAGACGCTGCCGGGCGATGGCCAGCGCGTCGAGGTCGCGGTCCAGCCCGATCAGCGTCAGCTCGGGGAAGCGGGTGAGGAAGGCTTCGGCGTGGCCGGCCATGCCGAGTGTGCCGTCGACCATCACCGCACCGGGCTTCTGGACTGCCGGGGCGAGCAGCTCGATGCAGCGTTCGAGCAGGACGGGTGTGTGGATGTCGTTGAGTGCCATGGTTTCCAGGGAGGGCTCCTGATTCCTGATCCCCATCCGGTCGACCTGCCACCGGGGAAGTGTGGCAGGGCAAATCGGCTGGGAGTCAGGCGTCAGGAACTAGAACAGTCCCGGAATCACCTCCTCTTCTGTGTTCGCGAATGCGGATTCTTGTTCATTCAGGTAGTTGTCCCAGGTGGCGCTGTTCCAGATCTCGAGCCGGCTGCCGACGCCGATCACGGTCAGATCGCGCTCCAGAGAGGCGTAGCTGCGCAGGTTGGCTGGGATGGTCACGCGGTGCTGCTTGTCTGGCGTCTCGGCGCTGGCGCCGGAGAGGAAGACACGCTGGTAGTCGCGGGCCTGCTTGCTGGAGACGGGAGCCTGGCGGATCTTCTCGTGCAGGCTCTCGAACTCGCGCGCGCTGAACACGTAGAGGCAGTGCTCCTGCCCGCGGGTGACGACGACGCCACTGGCGAGCTCCTCGCGAAATTTCGCGGGCAAGATCAGCCGCCCCTTGTCGTCGAGCTTGGGCTCGTAGCTTCCAAGGAACATGCCATCACCCCCGTAATTGCGGCTCAGGTCCGAGTTCACTCCACTTTACTCCACTATGCACCCCAAAACAACGATATTGGGAATAAATCTGGGCATCGCAATACACACTTGCCCGGAATCATGCGGGACTGAGGGGTGGAGTGAAGTGGAGGGATTTTCACCACACTCCCCCACGCCACGGCACAGAGCAACAAAAGGGCAACAAAAAAGGGGCCGATCCATGTGGATCGGCCCCTGATTCGAAGCGGTGTTTCAGTGCTGGTGGAGCGCGTTGGAGAGCGCTACTCCTGCCCGTCCTGGCGACGGTCCCAGCGGTGGTTCATCTTGTCCATGAAGCCCGTGTCTGAGCGGGCGGGGCGCGCAGCACCGCGCGCGCTGGCCGGGGGCTCAACGGGTATCGATTTGGATGGCTTGATCGCAAGCAGCACGCCGGCGAACATCACCACGAAGCCGACGATGCCGATCACAAGCTGGTGCAGCATGACCCCGGCGAGGATCCCGCCGATGCCGGCAATGGCGATCAACGCCCCCAACGCGATGGAACGGTAGCTGGGTCGTCCGCGGGACGCCCCAACTGTGGCGACGAAATCGGCGTCATTGCGATAGAGGCTTCGCTCCATCTCCTCCAGGAGCCTTTGCTCCTGCTCAGAAAGTGGCATCTCATTCCCTTCAGTCTCGGGATCGTGTCGAGATATCAACATCATTCTATCGGCGCAACGATGGCTAGGCTAGGCAGGTGGCAGAAAGCACTCGACTGGTCGACCTCGTCGACTCACGCATCTCAGAATTCCTCGCGAACCGTGCTCCCATTGTGCGCGCGATCAGCCCTGAGCTGAACCCATTCGTTGAGTTCTCTCGGCAGTTTCTCAGCGGTGGTAAGCGCTTCCGCGCGCTGTTCTGCTACTGGGGATTCGAGTCGGTCTCCGGGGCGGATTCCGGCTTCGATCCCTTCGCCGACGACGAGGAGCCGGGGCGCGACCTGCGTGCGATCGTCTCCGTCGCCGCCGCGCTCGAGATCTTCCACGCCGCCGCTCTGGTGCACGACGACATCATCGACAACTCGGACACCCGCCGTGGCGCGGCATCCGCCCACCGGCTGTTCGAGGCGCTGCACAGCGACTCGGACTGGGCCGGCAACCCGGCCGACTTCGGCCGCGCGGCCGCGATCCTGCTCGGCGACCTGCTGCTCGGCTGGAGCGATGAGCTGCTCGACGAGGGCCTGGAGCTGCTCGAGGACCGGGCCCAGGCCCGCGCCACCCGCGCCGCCTTCAACCACATGCGCACCGAAGTGACGGCCGGGCAGTACCTCGACGTACTCGAGGAGAGCGCGTGGCTGCGCCGCCCGGACGACGAGCTACGCGAGCGCGCGGAGCGAGTCATCGTCTACAAGTCGGCGAAGTACAGCGTGCAGGCTCCGCTGCTGATCGGCGCAACGCTCGCCGGCGGCACGCCGGCCCAACTGGCCGCGCTGCGCGACTTCGGGCTGCCGCTCGGTGTGGCCTACCAGCTGCGCGACGACATGCTCGGCGTCTTCGGCGATGCGGCCGTCACCGGCAAGCCGAGCGGCGACGACCTGCGCGAGGGCAAGCGCACCGTGCTGGTGGCCATCGCCAGGGGCCTGATGCCGCAGGGCGCCCGGCGCGCGATCGACGAGTTGCTCGGCGACCCCGACCTGGATGAGACGCAGGTGCGGATGCTGCAGAACACGATCGTCGACTGCGGCGCGGTCGAAGAGGTCGAGGCACTGATCTCACGCAATGTGCGCACGGCCATCGCCGTGATCGGCTCCTCGCCGCTCAGTCGCCGCGCGATCGCGCAGCTGAGCGAGCTCGCCGAGACCGTGACGAAGCGCTCGGCCTAAGGGGCGCTTTCTCACCCTGTGGGTTGTCATTGAGGGAGTCTCGGTGCGGCTCGCACCGCTTCGCTGATTGATTCCCAATGGGCTGATTCCCACTGTGCTGATCCCCAATGGGCCCTGATCGCGCCCGTGATGCCGAGCTCGCGGCGCAGGGCGGGCGTCCCTTTCGAGACCACCGCCGCGGTGCTGTCCTCCTGGCCATCACAATCTGGCTCACGGCGTGCAGAGACACGCCTCAGGCGCCGGCACGCCGGCATCCAGACACGCAGCGCAGTTGTGGCCCACAATCCTCGGATTCTGGGCCACAACTGCGTTACCTGCTCGGGGCCGAGCTCAATCAGCGGGAGATGCCAGCCCGCTCAACGAAATGGCTTAGGAGAGCGCCTGAGCGACCCGGCGCACCTCGGCCTTGCGGCCGGCGCGGAGCGCGTCGATCGGGGCGGCCTTCAGGCTCTCCTCGACGCTGAGCAGCCAGGTCATCGCCTCGTCATCGCTGAAGCCGTCGTCGGACAGCACGAAGAGAGTGCCGCGCAGTGCGGTCAGCGGCTCTGACTCGTCGAGGAAGTCGGCGGGCACCTTCAGTACACCGTCGATGCGCACCGCGAGCAGGTGCTTGTCTTCGATGAGCCTGCGCACACGGCTCTGGCCTACGCCGAGAAGGTCAACAAGGTCAGGGATAGTCAGCCACTGTCGGCCAGAGAACACATCGGTCACGTTCTAAGAGTGCCACGTCGCGCCGCTCGTGCAAACCAGCGCGCCGCAGCGCGGCGGTCGAACCGAGCCAATTCTGAGTCACATAAGTCACGTCAGTCACATACGTCACTCTGCCGGCATCGGATTTACTCGCAACACTCTGGTCGCAGTGATTGACTCTCGATGACTTCTCTGCCACGGTAAAAGGGTTGATGGACGGGGACCTTGGCGATGAGACTGATCAGACGATGAACGAGATCGAGAACACGACCACACGTCGCGCGGCGCTTCGCGCCTCCGCCAAACGGCGCTCCTCCTTCGTCACGATCCCGCTCGCCGTCGTCAGTGCGATCGCGGTGTCGTTGAACTTCGCGCAACCCGCCGAGGCGGCGACCACCCCGAAGCCGTCGCTCAAGCCGCGCGCCGCGACACCGACGCCCAAGCTCACCGTCGCCCCGGCATCCGTCGCCGCCGCGCCGGCGCCGTCCAGCTACACCGTCGCCGAGGGCGACACCGTCAGCGGCATCGCCGCGCGCTACAGCCTGTCCACGGCCGCCGTGCTCGCTCAGAACGGCCTCGGTTGGTCTGCGGTGATCTTCCCCGGCCAGCAGCTCAGCCTCGGCGGCAACCCCGTCGCGGTGACTTCCGCGCCGGCCGCGCCGTCCTCCGAGATCACCCGGTACACCGTCGTCAGCGGCGACACCATCAGCGGCATCGCCAGCGCGCACGGCATCAGCAGCCAGGTGCTGCTCAGCGCCAACGGCCTGCACGCCCAGAGCCTCATCTTCCCCGGCCAGACCATCGTGCTGCCGGATGCCGGCCAGGCTCCGCAGCTGGAGCCCACTGCTGTCGTGGTCTCCGACAACGGGACCGGCACCCACACGGTGGGAACCGGCGACACGATCAGCGGCATCGCGAGCTCAGCCGGCGTGTCGGTGCAGGCCCTGCTCGACGCCAACGGCCTCGGCTGGTCCAGCATCATCTACCCGGGCCAGACCCTCGCCCTGCCCGGCGGCCCCGCGCTTGCCCCGGCCGTTCTGGTGCGCGAGAGCGCCCCCGCATCGTCGATTGTCGACAGCGATGCTGTGCCCCTCAGCAGCGAGATGCGCGAGAACGCACGCATCATCATCGACGTGGCCCGCTCCATCGGTGCCAGCGACGAGGCCATCGTCATCGCACTGGCCACCGCCGCCCAGGAGTCGACGCTCCGCAACATCCACTACGGCGACCGCGACTCGCTCGGCTTGTTCCAGCAGCGCCCGAGCTACGGCTGGGGAACGCCGGAACAGCTGACGGACCCGGTCTACGCCACCCTCGCCTTCTTCGGCCAGGCGCCCAACGACAACGACATCGTGCCGCGGGGACTCTTCGACATCAACGGCTGGCAGTCGATGAGCCTCACCCAGGCCGCCCAGGCCGTGCAGGTCTCGGCCCATCCGGACCTCTACGCCAACTGGGAGCACTCGGCACGCAGCTGGCTCGCCCAGCTCGGCTAGGCAACCCAACCGACCTCTGCGGGCGATCTGGGCCCGCATCCGGTAACAACCCCATGTCAATGCGCCGCTTCACGGTGTTTTGTCGGGCTTTACCCGTGTGGACTTCCTAGACTTCAACGGTGAGCTCCACACCGAATGATCCGATGATCGGCCGTCTGATAGACGGCCGTTATCAGGTGCGCTCCCGCATCGCCCGTGGCGGCATGGCGACCGTCTACCTCGCCACCGACCTGCGCCTGGAGCGCCGCGTCGCGATCAAGATCATGCACGGCCACCTGGCCGACGACGACACGTTCAAGACCCGGTTCGTGCAGGAGGCCCGCTCCGCCGCGCGCCTCGCCCACCCGAACGTTGTCAACGTGTTCGACCAGGGCCAGGACTCCGACATGGCCTACATGGTCATGGAGTACCTGCCGGGCATCACGCTGCGCGATCTGCTCAAGGATTACGGCAAGCTCACCCCCGAGCAGACCATCGACATCGTCACCGCGGTACTGGGCGGCCTGGCCGCCGCTCACAAGGCTGGCATCGTGCACCGCGACCTGAAGCCAGAGAACGTGCTTCTGGCCGACGACGGCCGCATCAAGCTCGGTGACTTCGGCCTGGCGCGCGCCGCCAGCGCCAACACCGCGACCGGGCAGGCACTGCTCGGCACGATCGCCTACCTCTCCCCCGAGCTCGTCACTCGTGGCGTCGCAGACGCCCGCAGCGACATCTACGCACTCGGCATCATGATGTACGAGATGCTCACCGGCGAGCAGCCCTTCGTCGGCGAGGCGCCGATGCAGATCGCTTACCAGCACGCCAACGACTCCGTGCCCGCACCGAGCCTCAAGGTGCCGAGCCTTCCCCACGAGCTCGACGAGCTGGTGCTCTGGGCCTCTGCGCGCGATCCGGAGGACCGCCCACGGGATGCCGGCGCCATGCTCGAGCAACTGCTCGTGGTCACCGCTGGCATGCAGGGCACAGCCGAGCCGGGCGCGACAGAGGCCACCACGGTGATGCCCGGCCCCCTCGCGCCGACCATGGTGCTCTCCGGCGCTGCACTGGCCGGCGTCGACGACTTCGCCGGCTCCGACTCGGAGACCCAGATCATCGGGAGCGCCCGGCACCGCACAGGACCTGTCGACGCCGCCGACGCCGACGGCGCCGCGCAGCTGCGCGGCAAGGCCGCATCGCGTAAGCGCCGCGGCTATTGGCTGTTCGCGGCCATCGTGCTGCTGACCGGCCTCGCCGTCGGAACTGGCTGGTACTTCGGCTCCGGCCCGGGCTCCCGCGCCACCGTGCCCGACGTCACCGGCCAGAGCGTCGACAGTGCCGTCACCGACATCACTGCCGCCGGGCTCCAGGCAGCCGAGACCACCGCGAGTTGCTCCCACCCGAGCATCGCGCCGGAGCTGGTTGCCAGCACGAAGCCGGCCGTGGGCAGCTCCCTGCCCCGCGGCGCCCTCGTCACAATCTGCGTCTCCACCGGCCCGGCCATCATTGACGTGCCCGCCGTGATCGGCCTGCCGGAGGCCGAGGCCCGCACCACGCTCGGGCCGCTGTTCGCCGTCGCCGAGGCCAGCGACGTCCGCTTCACGGATGAGCAGCCGGCCGGCGCCGTCATCGCCCTGTTGGACGCGGACGGCAACGCCGTGGCCGCCACCGCCTACGAGCAGTCCCCCGTGACGCTCGTCGTCTCGGCCGGCCCGGTGCCCGACGTCGCAGGGAAGAGCGTCGACGACGCGACGAACACACTGAAGGCGGCGGGGCTCGAGGTCGAGACGACCGACCCCGTCTTCAATTCCACCGTGCCAGACGGCGTTGTGATCTCCGCATCGCCGCAGGCCGATGGCCCCGTGCGGGCCGGATCGACGATCGTGCTCTCGGTGTCGAAGGGCCCCGACCTAGTCGAGGTGCCCGACGTCGTCGGAATGAACCTCGGCGAGGCGATCCAGAAGCTGCGCGACGAGGGCTTCGTGGTCAGCTACAGCTTCCCCGACCTGCTCATCCCCGTCGCGAACGCGGTGTCGACAGACCCCGCCGCCGGCGAGCTCGTCGAGCGTGGCTCAGCCATCACGGTCAAGGGACAGGTCACGCTCTAGCGGCCACGCCCGGTCAGACAGGCACGCGGTCATCACTCCCCGCGCGCCGTCCGCTCCGGCTGGAGCCGGCTGCCTGTAGCCGGTCGGCGGATGCGCGCCGCGACACGCCGGCGATCCGGGCGTGCCGGCGCATTAGAGGGCGCCGCATCCGCGGACTGGCTACGAGCCGCGACACCGCCAACGAACGGCCGAGAGCCGAAACGACGGATGCCGCGCCCCACAGTGTGGGTCGCGGCATCCGTCGTCGTGACGTGTAGCGACTAGCGCTTGTCTGCGGCCAGCTCCTCTGCCACCAGGAACGCCAGCTCCAGCGACTGCATGTGGTTCAGGCGCGGGTCGCAGAGCGACTCGTAGCGCGTCGCCAGAGTGGCCTCATCGATGTGCTCGCTGCCGCCGAGGCACTCGGTGACGTCGTCACCGGTGAGCTCGACGTGGATGCCGCCGGGGTTCGTGCCGACGGCGCGGTGCGCCTCGAAGAAGCCCTTGACCTCGTCGACGACGTCGTCGAAACGACGCGTCTTGTAGCCGTTGGGGGTGGTGATGCCGTTGCCGTGCATGGGGTCGGTGACCCAGAGCGGCAGGGCGTCGCTGGCCTTGATGGCCTCGAGCAGCGGCGGCAGAGCCTCGCGGATCTTGCCTGCACCCATGCGGGTGATGAAGGTGAGGCGGCCGGGCTCGCGGTTCGGGTCGAGCTTGTCGACCAGGCGCAGCATGTCGTCGGTCGACGTGGTCGGGCCGAGCTTCACACCGATCGGGTTGCGTACGCGGCTGAGGAAGTCGACGTGGGCGCCGTCCAACTCGCGGGTGCGCTCACCGATCCAGATGAAGTGCGATGAGGTGTTGTACGGCGTTCCCGTGCGCGAGTCGATGCGCGTCAAGGGGCGCTCGTAGTCCATCAGCAGGCCTTCGTGGCCGGTGTAGAACTCGGTGCGCTTCAGCTCGTCGAAATCGGCGCCGCAGGCGGCCATGAAGCCGATCGCGCGGTCGATCTCCTTGGCCAGCTTCTCGTAGCGCTGGTTCGCCGGGTTGGCGGCGAAGCCCTGGTTCCAGCTGTGCACCTGGCGCAGGTCGGCGAAACCACCCTGTGTGAATGCACGGATCAGGTTCAGCGTCGACGCGGCCGTGTGGTAGCCCTTGATCAACCGCTGCGGGTCGGCCTGGCGCGACTCCGGCGTGAAGTCGTAGCCGTTGACGATGTCGCCGCGGTAGGCGGGCAGCGTTACGTCGCCGCGAGTCTCGTTGTCGCTGGAGCGCGGCTTGGCGAACTGGCCGGCCATGCGGCCCATCTTCACGACGGGCATGGATGCGCCGTAGGTGAGTACGACAGCCATCTGCAGCACGGTCTTGACCCGGTCACGGATCTGGTCGGCGGTCGCCCCGGCGAAGGTCTCGGCGCAGTCGCCGCCCTGCAACAGGAATGCCTTGCCCTGGGCCGCTGCGGCCAAACGGGTGCGCAGCTGGTCGACCTCGCCGGCGAACACCAGCGGGGGCAGCGTGGCCAGCTCGGCGGATGCCGCGGCGGTCGCCTCGGGGTCCTGCCAGTCTGGTTGCTGCTTGATGGGCAGGGTGCGCCAATAGTCCAGGCCGGCAATCACAGATGGATCTGCCAATACGACCGGTTCGGTGGGGTGTACCACGGGACTATTCCTGTTTTCTCGAGGCGGCGTCAGATGACGCCGGAATGACCGACCGCCGGATGCGGCAGTCGAATGCAAATTAGCCTAGCGCGAATGCGAGGCCCGCTGCTCCTTGACGGAGCTGGCGTAGACGTCGTCGTAGACCTGGCCACTGAGGGAGCGCAACTCGTACATCAACTCGTCCGTCACAGAGCGCAACACAAAACGGTCGCCTTCCATGCCCTCGAACCGGCTGAAGTCCAGCGGCTCACCGATGATGATCCCGATGCGGCGGATTTTGGGCAGCCGCTTGCCGATCGGCATCACCTTCTCGGTGTCGATCATGGCGACGGGAATGATGGGGACTCCGGCCTCAAGCACCATCCTGGCAACGCCCGTGCGTCCGCGGTACAGCTTCGCGTCTGGGCTGCGCGTGCCCTCCGGGTAGATGCCGAGCAGCTCGCCGCGCCCGAGCACGCCGAGGCCGGTGTTCAGCGAGGCCTCTGAGGCCTTTCCACCGGAGCGGTCGATGGGCAGCTGACCCGACGCGGTGAAGAAGAACCGTGTCAGCGCGCCCTTCAGT includes the following:
- the mraZ gene encoding division/cell wall cluster transcriptional repressor MraZ, whose amino-acid sequence is MFLGSYEPKLDDKGRLILPAKFREELASGVVVTRGQEHCLYVFSAREFESLHEKIRQAPVSSKQARDYQRVFLSGASAETPDKQHRVTIPANLRSYASLERDLTVIGVGSRLEIWNSATWDNYLNEQESAFANTEEEVIPGLF
- a CDS encoding DUF3040 domain-containing protein, with product MPLSEQEQRLLEEMERSLYRNDADFVATVGASRGRPSYRSIALGALIAIAGIGGILAGVMLHQLVIGIVGFVVMFAGVLLAIKPSKSIPVEPPASARGAARPARSDTGFMDKMNHRWDRRQDGQE
- a CDS encoding polyprenyl synthetase family protein, which encodes MAESTRLVDLVDSRISEFLANRAPIVRAISPELNPFVEFSRQFLSGGKRFRALFCYWGFESVSGADSGFDPFADDEEPGRDLRAIVSVAAALEIFHAAALVHDDIIDNSDTRRGAASAHRLFEALHSDSDWAGNPADFGRAAAILLGDLLLGWSDELLDEGLELLEDRAQARATRAAFNHMRTEVTAGQYLDVLEESAWLRRPDDELRERAERVIVYKSAKYSVQAPLLIGATLAGGTPAQLAALRDFGLPLGVAYQLRDDMLGVFGDAAVTGKPSGDDLREGKRTVLVAIARGLMPQGARRAIDELLGDPDLDETQVRMLQNTIVDCGAVEEVEALISRNVRTAIAVIGSSPLSRRAIAQLSELAETVTKRSA
- a CDS encoding Rv2175c family DNA-binding protein, giving the protein MTDVFSGRQWLTIPDLVDLLGVGQSRVRRLIEDKHLLAVRIDGVLKVPADFLDESEPLTALRGTLFVLSDDGFSDDEAMTWLLSVEESLKAAPIDALRAGRKAEVRRVAQALS
- a CDS encoding LysM peptidoglycan-binding domain-containing protein, with product MNEIENTTTRRAALRASAKRRSSFVTIPLAVVSAIAVSLNFAQPAEAATTPKPSLKPRAATPTPKLTVAPASVAAAPAPSSYTVAEGDTVSGIAARYSLSTAAVLAQNGLGWSAVIFPGQQLSLGGNPVAVTSAPAAPSSEITRYTVVSGDTISGIASAHGISSQVLLSANGLHAQSLIFPGQTIVLPDAGQAPQLEPTAVVVSDNGTGTHTVGTGDTISGIASSAGVSVQALLDANGLGWSSIIYPGQTLALPGGPALAPAVLVRESAPASSIVDSDAVPLSSEMRENARIIIDVARSIGASDEAIVIALATAAQESTLRNIHYGDRDSLGLFQQRPSYGWGTPEQLTDPVYATLAFFGQAPNDNDIVPRGLFDINGWQSMSLTQAAQAVQVSAHPDLYANWEHSARSWLAQLG
- the pknB gene encoding Stk1 family PASTA domain-containing Ser/Thr kinase, whose translation is MIGRLIDGRYQVRSRIARGGMATVYLATDLRLERRVAIKIMHGHLADDDTFKTRFVQEARSAARLAHPNVVNVFDQGQDSDMAYMVMEYLPGITLRDLLKDYGKLTPEQTIDIVTAVLGGLAAAHKAGIVHRDLKPENVLLADDGRIKLGDFGLARAASANTATGQALLGTIAYLSPELVTRGVADARSDIYALGIMMYEMLTGEQPFVGEAPMQIAYQHANDSVPAPSLKVPSLPHELDELVLWASARDPEDRPRDAGAMLEQLLVVTAGMQGTAEPGATEATTVMPGPLAPTMVLSGAALAGVDDFAGSDSETQIIGSARHRTGPVDAADADGAAQLRGKAASRKRRGYWLFAAIVLLTGLAVGTGWYFGSGPGSRATVPDVTGQSVDSAVTDITAAGLQAAETTASCSHPSIAPELVASTKPAVGSSLPRGALVTICVSTGPAIIDVPAVIGLPEAEARTTLGPLFAVAEASDVRFTDEQPAGAVIALLDADGNAVAATAYEQSPVTLVVSAGPVPDVAGKSVDDATNTLKAAGLEVETTDPVFNSTVPDGVVISASPQADGPVRAGSTIVLSVSKGPDLVEVPDVVGMNLGEAIQKLRDEGFVVSYSFPDLLIPVANAVSTDPAAGELVERGSAITVKGQVTL
- a CDS encoding class II 3-deoxy-7-phosphoheptulonate synthase — protein: MIAGLDYWRTLPIKQQPDWQDPEATAAASAELATLPPLVFAGEVDQLRTRLAAAAQGKAFLLQGGDCAETFAGATADQIRDRVKTVLQMAVVLTYGASMPVVKMGRMAGQFAKPRSSDNETRGDVTLPAYRGDIVNGYDFTPESRQADPQRLIKGYHTAASTLNLIRAFTQGGFADLRQVHSWNQGFAANPANQRYEKLAKEIDRAIGFMAACGADFDELKRTEFYTGHEGLLMDYERPLTRIDSRTGTPYNTSSHFIWIGERTRELDGAHVDFLSRVRNPIGVKLGPTTSTDDMLRLVDKLDPNREPGRLTFITRMGAGKIREALPPLLEAIKASDALPLWVTDPMHGNGITTPNGYKTRRFDDVVDEVKGFFEAHRAVGTNPGGIHVELTGDDVTECLGGSEHIDEATLATRYESLCDPRLNHMQSLELAFLVAEELAADKR
- a CDS encoding lysophospholipid acyltransferase family protein — its product is MFYWIMKNIVIGPILLALFRPWVVGLENVPKSGGAILASNHLSFIDSIFLPLIVERRMAFLAKSEYFTGKGLKGALTRFFFTASGQLPIDRSGGKASEASLNTGLGVLGRGELLGIYPEGTRSPDAKLYRGRTGVARMVLEAGVPIIPVAMIDTEKVMPIGKRLPKIRRIGIIIGEPLDFSRFEGMEGDRFVLRSVTDELMYELRSLSGQVYDDVYASSVKEQRASHSR